Proteins encoded in a region of the Balneola sp. genome:
- a CDS encoding gluconate 2-dehydrogenase subunit 3 family protein yields the protein MEKNVPNQISRREALKRAAYLLGGAISAPTVLGVMSGCSPSRASATHFTEAEMKFLGDVAEIIIPTTDTPGAREVGVPKFMDDMIFTIWEEKDRKYFLDNLDSFTKKAERELGKPFVDATPEEQTAFITKEHDAVFGGDVDWDAPRPFIWQMKEMTLAGYFSSEVGMTQVLQYEMVPGYFNGCMTFEEAGGRVWA from the coding sequence ATGGAAAAGAACGTGCCAAATCAAATTAGCAGAAGAGAAGCTCTTAAGAGAGCGGCTTATTTATTAGGTGGAGCTATTAGTGCTCCAACCGTACTCGGCGTTATGAGTGGATGTTCCCCTTCGAGAGCAAGCGCAACCCACTTTACGGAAGCAGAAATGAAATTTCTAGGTGATGTAGCCGAAATTATCATCCCTACCACCGACACTCCCGGCGCAAGGGAAGTGGGAGTTCCAAAATTTATGGATGATATGATCTTTACTATTTGGGAAGAAAAAGACAGAAAGTATTTCCTGGATAATTTGGATTCTTTTACCAAAAAAGCAGAACGGGAATTAGGGAAGCCATTTGTGGATGCAACGCCTGAAGAACAAACCGCATTTATTACTAAAGAACATGATGCGGTATTTGGTGGTGATGTTGATTGGGATGCTCCTCGCCCATTTATATGGCAAATGAAGGAAATGACATTAGCCGGATATTTCTCAAGTGAAGTAGGAATGACCCAGGTACTCCAGTATGAAATGGTTCCGGGTTATTTTAATGGCTGTATGACTTTTGAAGAAGCAGGCGGCAGAGTTTGGGCTTAA
- a CDS encoding ABC transporter ATP-binding protein has translation MPNAAISITGLNKSYEDKVVLKELNLDVPEGSIFGLIGPNGAGKSTLIGVLTGLLSYEAGEIEINGLTLNGENELAIKRDLSSVLQPPLLFEQFTSLEFIEYVCDIYEIEKDGLVEKAYSLMDFFEIKDFAKIKVNKLSSGSRKKLAFVTSVLVEPKVLLLDEPFEAVDVISIDRMKTVLRKLKAKGVTIIITSHILEVVENLCDDIAILHEGLIIAYLDAISRKELQRDATLHEIFQDYVKVEHKDGIVDWL, from the coding sequence AGTAGTACTTAAGGAGCTCAATCTTGATGTTCCTGAAGGAAGTATTTTTGGTTTAATCGGACCGAATGGCGCAGGGAAAAGTACCTTGATTGGAGTACTAACGGGATTGTTAAGTTATGAAGCAGGTGAAATTGAAATTAACGGACTTACTCTAAACGGTGAAAATGAACTGGCCATAAAGCGAGACTTATCTTCGGTATTACAACCCCCTCTTTTATTTGAGCAATTTACAAGCCTCGAATTCATCGAGTATGTATGCGATATTTATGAGATAGAAAAGGATGGACTTGTTGAAAAGGCCTATTCTTTGATGGACTTCTTTGAGATCAAAGATTTCGCCAAAATCAAAGTGAACAAGCTGTCATCCGGAAGCCGAAAAAAACTAGCCTTTGTTACCTCAGTTCTTGTTGAACCAAAAGTGCTTTTATTAGACGAGCCTTTTGAAGCTGTGGATGTAATCTCTATTGACCGCATGAAAACGGTACTACGAAAGCTTAAAGCCAAAGGGGTTACAATCATTATCACCAGCCATATTTTAGAAGTGGTTGAAAACTTATGTGACGATATCGCCATCCTTCATGAAGGACTTATTATTGCCTACCTCGACGCGATCAGCCGAAAAGAACTGCAACGGGATGCCACCCTACACGAAATCTTCCAGGATTATGTGAAGGTAGAACATAAAGACGGCATTGTGGATTGGCTGTAA
- a CDS encoding GMC family oxidoreductase: MNLNLKAKQENTYDAIVVGSGISGGWAAKELTENGLKTLMLERGRQVEHIKDYPTHSTPPWDLPYDNQVPPEEMKLYEKQKRTGYTIRQATKHWWVKDTEHPYTEVKRFDWMRGYHVGGRSLMWGRQSYRLSEMDFEANAKDGFGVDWPIRYADIAPWYDHVESFAGISGQKEGLSQLPDGQFLPPMEMSCVEKEVKKRIEANFSDRIMTIGRSANITVPHKGRAGCQYRNMCMQGCPFSGYFSTQSSTLPAAVATGNLTLRPDSIVTEVIYDPETQKASGVRILDAETREYKEYYAKIVFLCASAVGSTWILLNSTEHFSDGMGNASGELGHNMMDHHLGVGAAGRVEGFDDVYYHGKRPNGIYIPRFRNIDTPHPEFIRGYGYQGGSGRGGWKKNVAELSIGASIKDEVNEPGNWTFGIGGFGEWLPYHENRMYLTTEVLDKFGLPTVVFDVQAFENEYKMREDMRDSAAEMLEAAGLKDIHSWNNDPSPGLGIHEMGTARMGRDPKTSVLNQWNQVHEVQNVFVTDGACMTSAACQNPSLTYMALTARAANHAVEELKKGNL; this comes from the coding sequence ATGAATCTTAATCTTAAAGCAAAACAAGAAAACACCTATGATGCTATTGTTGTAGGTAGCGGAATTAGTGGAGGCTGGGCAGCCAAAGAGCTAACCGAGAATGGATTAAAGACATTAATGCTGGAAAGAGGAAGGCAGGTAGAACATATTAAGGATTACCCTACGCACTCCACTCCTCCATGGGATCTACCCTATGACAATCAGGTTCCCCCGGAAGAAATGAAGCTTTATGAAAAGCAGAAACGGACCGGATATACGATTCGACAGGCAACCAAACATTGGTGGGTAAAGGATACAGAACATCCATATACAGAAGTAAAACGATTTGATTGGATGAGAGGGTATCATGTGGGAGGTCGTTCTTTAATGTGGGGAAGGCAGTCGTACCGACTAAGTGAGATGGATTTTGAAGCAAATGCAAAAGATGGTTTTGGTGTGGACTGGCCAATACGCTATGCTGATATCGCTCCATGGTATGATCATGTAGAATCATTTGCCGGAATAAGTGGTCAAAAAGAAGGTCTTTCGCAACTGCCGGATGGTCAGTTCTTACCTCCAATGGAGATGAGTTGTGTAGAAAAGGAAGTGAAGAAAAGAATTGAAGCTAATTTTAGCGATCGGATTATGACCATTGGCCGGTCAGCAAATATTACGGTTCCACATAAAGGTCGTGCAGGATGCCAATACCGAAATATGTGTATGCAGGGTTGTCCATTCAGTGGATACTTTAGTACCCAATCGTCTACACTACCTGCAGCAGTAGCAACAGGAAACTTAACTTTGCGCCCGGATTCTATAGTAACCGAAGTGATTTATGACCCAGAAACACAAAAGGCCAGTGGAGTTCGGATTTTAGATGCAGAAACCAGAGAATACAAAGAGTATTATGCCAAGATTGTTTTCTTGTGTGCTTCGGCGGTAGGAAGTACCTGGATATTGCTGAATTCAACAGAGCATTTTTCAGATGGTATGGGAAATGCCTCCGGAGAATTGGGGCATAATATGATGGATCATCACCTCGGCGTAGGGGCAGCGGGAAGAGTTGAAGGCTTTGACGATGTGTACTACCATGGGAAGAGGCCAAATGGAATTTATATTCCCCGATTTAGAAATATTGATACCCCTCATCCCGAATTTATAAGAGGCTATGGTTACCAGGGTGGTTCCGGTCGAGGTGGATGGAAAAAGAATGTGGCAGAATTAAGTATTGGTGCTTCTATAAAAGACGAAGTAAACGAACCCGGAAACTGGACCTTTGGAATCGGAGGTTTTGGGGAGTGGCTGCCTTATCACGAAAATCGAATGTACTTAACTACTGAAGTACTCGACAAATTTGGGTTACCAACCGTCGTATTTGATGTGCAGGCTTTCGAGAATGAATATAAGATGCGCGAAGATATGCGAGATTCCGCTGCTGAGATGCTGGAAGCGGCAGGATTGAAGGATATTCATTCCTGGAATAATGATCCTTCGCCTGGATTGGGGATTCATGAAATGGGTACTGCCCGTATGGGACGTGATCCTAAAACTTCTGTCCTCAATCAGTGGAACCAGGTGCATGAAGTGCAGAATGTATTTGTGACGGACGGTGCTTGTATGACTTCAGCTGCTTGTCAAAATCCATCACTCACTTATATGGCATTAACAGCCAGGGCAGCAAATCACGCAGTAGAGGAACTAAAGAAAGGGAACTTGTAA
- a CDS encoding hydroxypyruvate isomerase produces MKITRKEAIKGLTGTALMGGLSIAEKSEVKRTRNRVNQTFRHSVCRWPYGSKSLEELCEFAVEVGIESIELLNPEDFETIKKYGLTCAMANSVPLSLTDGFNDPSIHDKLRKEYFELFPIVADAGFDKVICFSGNRKGIDDELGLENCARGLEPVVSKAAEYGLTICMELLNSKVDHADYQCDHTEWGVALCEKLGLDNFKLLYDIYHMQIMEGDIIATIRKYHPYIAHYHTGGVPGRNEIDETQELYYPAIMEAISETGFDGFVAQEFIPSREDAFASLRQGIEICSG; encoded by the coding sequence ATGAAAATCACACGAAAAGAGGCTATAAAGGGATTGACAGGAACAGCATTGATGGGAGGTCTCTCGATTGCCGAGAAGTCTGAAGTAAAACGCACTAGGAACAGGGTGAACCAGACATTCCGCCACTCTGTATGTCGTTGGCCTTATGGTAGTAAATCATTGGAAGAGCTGTGCGAATTTGCTGTTGAAGTAGGCATTGAATCGATAGAACTGTTAAATCCGGAGGACTTTGAAACTATAAAGAAGTACGGACTTACCTGTGCCATGGCTAACAGTGTTCCATTGAGTTTAACCGATGGATTCAACGATCCGAGTATCCATGATAAATTGAGAAAGGAATATTTTGAGCTTTTCCCAATTGTAGCCGATGCCGGTTTTGACAAGGTGATTTGCTTTTCAGGAAACCGAAAAGGGATTGATGATGAGTTAGGCTTGGAGAATTGTGCCAGGGGACTAGAGCCCGTTGTAAGTAAAGCCGCTGAATACGGACTTACAATTTGTATGGAACTTCTCAATTCAAAGGTGGATCATGCCGACTATCAATGTGATCATACCGAATGGGGGGTAGCACTTTGTGAGAAACTAGGTCTGGATAATTTTAAGCTTCTTTATGATATCTATCATATGCAGATTATGGAGGGAGATATTATAGCTACTATAAGAAAATATCACCCTTACATCGCTCATTATCATACGGGAGGGGTTCCGGGAAGAAATGAAATTGATGAGACACAGGAGTTGTATTACCCTGCTATTATGGAGGCTATTTCAGAAACGGGATTTGATGGTTTTGTGGCGCAAGAATTTATACCTTCGCGAGAAGATGCATTTGCTTCATTGAGGCAGGGTATCGAAATTTGCTCTGGGTAA